In Myxococcota bacterium, the following proteins share a genomic window:
- a CDS encoding CHRD domain-containing protein: MRNKLALSLALVAGLWLPGAAFADAIGIAAGKAENEVPAVISGAQCKFQATIKSDSIKYRFQFMNLTGDSLFAHIHVGQFFVNGGVAAFLCNNTTTGPVPQACPSGAGTITGTITAADVIGPAGQGVDAGEFAALLQALAQGDAYANIHTTPFPGGECRAQIVQIGSTR; this comes from the coding sequence ATGCGGAACAAGCTCGCTCTTTCGCTCGCCCTCGTCGCCGGGCTCTGGTTGCCCGGTGCGGCCTTCGCCGACGCCATCGGAATCGCGGCCGGCAAGGCCGAGAACGAGGTGCCTGCGGTCATCTCGGGCGCCCAGTGCAAGTTCCAGGCGACGATCAAGTCCGACTCGATCAAGTACCGGTTCCAGTTCATGAACCTGACCGGTGACAGCCTGTTCGCCCACATCCACGTGGGCCAGTTCTTCGTCAATGGCGGCGTGGCCGCTTTCCTGTGCAACAACACCACGACCGGCCCCGTGCCGCAGGCCTGCCCGAGCGGCGCCGGCACGATCACCGGCACCATCACCGCGGCCGACGTGATCGGCCCTGCGGGCCAGGGCGTCGACGCGGGTGAGTTCGCGGCGCTGCTGCAAGCCCTCGCGCAAGGCGACGCCTACGCGAACATCCACACCACCCCGTTCCCGGGCGGCGAGTGCCGGGCGCAGATCGTCCAGATCGGCTCGACCCGGTAA